The Lepisosteus oculatus isolate fLepOcu1 chromosome 4, fLepOcu1.hap2, whole genome shotgun sequence genome window below encodes:
- the gpx1a gene encoding glutathione peroxidase 1a: MAGGMKKFYDFSMNLLSTGEAYNFSTLKGKVVLIENVASLUGTTTRDYTQMNQLQQRYGAQGLVVLGVPCNQFGYQENCKNEEILNSLKYVRPGNGFVPDFLLTQKVDVNGKDAHPLFTFLKEQLPYPSDDNLSLMTDPKYIIWSPVCRNDISWNFEKFLIGPDGKPFKRYSRRFLTSDIEEDVKKLLSLAK, from the exons ATGGCTGGAGGGATGAAGAAGTTTTACGATTTCTCGATGAATCTCCTGTCCACGGGAGAAGCGTATAACTTCTCCACGCTGAAGGGCAAGGTCGTGCTGATCGAGAACGTGGCGTCTCTCTGAGGCACGACCACCAGGGATTACACCCAGATGAACCAGCTCCAGCAGCGCTACGGCGCCCAGGGGCTGGTGGTACTGGGGGTGCCCTGTAACCAGTTCGGATATCAG GAGAATTGTAAGAACGAAGAGATTCTCAATTCCTTGAAGTATGTCCGTCCAGGCAATGGGTTTGTGCCGGATTTCCTTCTGACGCAGAAGGTGGATGTGAATGGGAAGGATGCCCACCCCCTGTTCACATTCCTTAAGGAGCAGTTGCCTTACCCCAGTGATGACAACCTGTCCCTCATGACCGACCCCAAGTACATCATCTGGAGCCCGGTCTGCAGGAATGACATCTCGTGGAACTTCGAGAAGTTCCTCATTGGCCCTGATGGCAAGCCGTTCAAGCGCTACAGCAGACGATTTCTCACCAGCGACATCGAGGAAGACGTCAAAAAGCTGCTGAGCTTGGCCAAGTAG
- the brk1 gene encoding probable protein BRICK1, with product MAGQEDPVQREIHQDWANREYIEVITSSIKKIADFLNSFDMSCRSRLATLNEKLTALERRIEYIEARVTKGETLT from the exons ATGGCCGGCCAGGAAGATCCCGTCCAGAGAGAGATTCACCAAGACTGGGCAAATCGAGAATATATAGAAGTTATTACCAGCAGCATTAAGAAAATCGCAGATTTCCTCAACTCGTTCG ATATGTCCTGTCGGTCCCGATTGGCAACTCTGAATGAGAAGCTGACGGCGCTGGAGAGGAGAATTGAATACATTGAGGCTAGG GTTACAAAGGGGGAGACATTGACTTAG